TACTACGCGACAACGACCTCTTCCGGGCCTACGTCACGGTGAGGGCGGGTGGGGCTCGCTGGTGGGTCCGGGCACAGGACGGTGGGCCCACCTGGGCGGCAGGTGCAGGGGGGGCTGGCGGTGGGCGTGGCCTGCCATGAGCAccgcccccgcctccccgccgCAGTGGGCCGAGAAGCACCAGCAGTGCCAGCGGCTGAAGCTGAGCGACATGCTGGCCAAGCCCCACCAGCGGCTCACCAAGTACCCGCTGCTGCTCAAGTCGGTGCTGAGGAAGACGGACGAGCCGCGCGCCAAGGAGGCCGTCGTCACCATGGTAACTGGGGCGGCGGGCAGGGTCCCTCCCTGGCTTGCGGCCCCTCCCGGCTCTGTACCTGAACTGCCCTGGCCCACGCGTATAGATCGGCTCGGTGGAGCGCTTCATCCACCACGTGAACGCGTGCATGCGGCAGCGACAGGAGAGGCAGCGGCTGGCGGCCGTGGTGAGCCGCATCGACGCCTACGAGGTGGTGGAGGGCAGCAACGACGAGGTGGACAAGGTGGGCGCCTCCGTCTTTGCGGGGGTCGCTGGCCCTGCTGGGAGCGAGGAAGGGCCCAACTGGCAGACGGACGGGAGGCTACGCTGGGAATCTCTCTGGAGGACTCCCCGCTGAGATGAGGAGTCAGACTCTGACCgctcctgcccccgcccccccaaaccCCCAGCTCCTGAAGGAATTTCTACATCTGGACCTGACGGCACCCATCCCTGGCGCCTCCCCTGAGGAGACACGCCAGCTGCTGCTGGAAGGGAGCCTGAGGATGAAGGAGGGGAAGGACAGCAAGGTGACTCCACCCCACACCCAGGGCCCTCGCCCCACCCCCTCTCACCCTGTGGGTTTCGGACGCCCCTTCCTTGGGGCCGCTTGTGACTCTTAGCTGTCCGGTCACTTGGGTGGCAATTCAAGAACTGGTGACGTTATGATCGTATGAGGGATGATTATCTGCCCGTCAGTTTACTCTTTACAAAGACAGCAGCCGGGTCCCAGCCCAGCAGGTGCCCTTCCAGCCCACTTGTCGGTGCCACATGTGTTCCtggtgggaaggagggggcaCCTTCCGTGAGCAGGACAGGAACGGCCCAGAGTCTTGCTGCTGAGCTATTAATTTTCCAGGCACTGTGTAACCCAGAGCCTACAAAGCGTGATTTTTAAAAccaccttccttttcctctttcatgtAAACTTTTGACTGGCATAAATCTCAAGTATACAGCTTGACGAGAGAAAACCGCTGGCCCTTCGTTTGAATGTTACTCTCGGATtcggggggagggggtgtttgACACCAGCACCCCCAGGGGAGGGTGTTGCCGCAGACAGGCTGAGGGTccctgccctggccctgaccTCGGGCTTCTCCTGCTGCCGCGGCCTCCCGTCCCCCAGGTGGACGTGTACTGCTTCCTGTTCACCGACCTGCTCGTGGTGACCAAGgccgtgaagaaggcagagaggacCAAAGTCATCAGGCCGCCGCTGCTGCTGGAAAAGATCGTGTGTCGGGAGCTCCGGGACCCCGGTGAGGAGCCCGGCCCCGCCGCCCCTGGGCAGGGCCTGGGACGGGCGGGGGCCGTGGTCTCAGCCAGCACTGAGGCGAGCCCTTCCTAACCAGGGTCCTTCCTTCTCATCTACCTGAACGAGTTCCACAGCGCTGTGGGGGCCTACACGTTCCAGGCCAGCGGCCAGGCTTTGTGCCGTGGCTGGGTGGACGCCATCTACGATGCCCAGGTGAGAGCAGAGCGGTGGGTAGGCTGGCAGGGCGGCCTGGTGGGGGACCGCTGCCCACAGCCCGCTGGGGCCCTGTGCACCTACACCCGCAGAACCAGCTTCAGCAGCTGCGTGTGCAGGAGCACCCAGGCAGCCAGCAGCACCTGCAGAgcctggaagaggaggaggaggaggaggaggaagacgaggaggaggaaggaggggagagtaGCACTTCGGCTGCCAGTTCCCCCACCATCCTGCGCAAAAGCAGCAACAGCCTCGACTCGCAGCGCTGGTACGTTTGTCCAGGAGCGCCCAGCAAGCCAGAGCAGGGCAGGTACTCCAGCCGGGACCCTTGACCCGAGGCCATTAGCACTGGCCAGGGCCGGACACATCCGTTTCCTCTGAATGGCTTTATGATGTGAAgccggtggggggtggggacggGGGCTCTGCCTCCCACCAGAGTCCAGGGGAGGACGGCAAACGGTTTTCAACTTGAGTGCCAAATCTGATACCTTAGTGGTAGCTGCCTGGAGCTGAGCTGAAGATTCTTAGACTGTATCCAACAGGAGGTGCTGTGGTCACGACAGACACCATTATTGATACCTGTGTTGCGGGCTCAGGTGCCACCTGCTTGCCATCTCTTGAGCCttgagctccaggagggcagacgCCGTACACTTCTGCATTGCCCAGCATGGGCTGCACCTGGGCTGACTCTCCTCTCGGCTCCACAGTGTCTCGGATGGCTCCACGGAGACCCTGGCCATGGTGGTGGTGGAGCCTGGGGAGATGCTGTCCTCTCCCGAGTTCGAGGGCGGCCCCTTCAGCTCCCAGTCAGACGAGACCTCTCTCAGCACCACCGCCTCATCTGTCACGCCCACCGGCGAGCTGCTGCCCCTGGGCCCAGTGGATGGCCGCTCCTGCTCCATAGACTCCGCCTACGGCACCCTCTCCCCGACCTCCCTGCAAGACTTTATGGCCCCAGCCCCTATGGTGGAGCCAGCACTCCGGCCCCCAGCGCCATCACAAGCCCCTTCACCCCCACCCTCGCCCCGCCTCCGCCGACGCACTCCTGTCCAGCTGCTGCCCTGTCTGCCCCAACTGCTCAAGTCCAAATCTGAGGCCAGTCTCCTCCAGCTGCTGTCGGGGGCCACCCCCCGTGGAGCGCCCCCGGCCCCTAGCCGCAGCCTGTCGGAACTCTGCTTGGCTGCTACCGTCCCTGGCACCAGGACTCAGGGCTCCCCTCAGGAAGCTGGGCCCAGCTGGGATTGCCAGGGGGcaccaggccctggcagtggcccCGAGCTGTCAGAGCTGGAGGGTAGAGCCGGCTGCCCAGGTGGGGAGCCCAAAGGACCCACCAGGAGGAGCAGAGAGCTGTCCTCGGGGGCCTCGCCCAGGGTCCAGCCTGAGCCCCCCCCAGGGACCTCTGCCCAGCACAGGAAGCTGACGTTGGCCCAGCTCTACCGAATCAGGACCACCCTGCTGCTTAACTCCACCCTCACTGCCTCGTgagtggcctggcctggcctgggacAGGTGGCCCAGTGTGCTGGGGGCACTGTCATGGCGGGGAGTAGATGGCATTTGGGGATGGGTGTGGGAGCGGGAGCCTGAGACCAGCCTCAGCGCCTGGTGAGGATGCGACAGTGGGCAGTGGTGAAGAAGAGGCCTGAGGATTCCGGTCGGGAGGAGAGGGTGGCTGGAGCCCCTCTGAAGGCCTTCAGCCAAGGAAGGAccatctctcccctcctctccactgCAGGGAGGTCTGAGCACAGGGAGGCTCCCAAGGGTGCCACGGACCAAGGGACAGCAGACAGCACGCCTCTTGGGGTGTGCCAGCCCCTGCTCCAGCTGCTGCCTCACGTGGGCACCAGCCGGAGTGCTGGGCAGGACCCCTGCCACCGCGCCCGGGGCCCAATTTGCACTTTGCCAGACTGGATGGAAGTGGAGGAGGGCTCAgcagaggcccaggcccaggctgcAGGTCCCCCTTACAGCCGTCACTGTCACTAACCTGCCTGTGCGTCCGCCCTGCAGCCTAGGCAGGGTCCCTTGCCCAATACTCCCTGAAGTCACCAGCTCCAAGCCTCTGGGCTGGGCTCCAGGGCTGGGATCCCAGGCAgcccttcccacctccaccctcatCTGGCCCCAAATGGGACGGTtcccctgccctcacctccttccctccctccctccctccctccctcctactcctacctacccacccacccagtCCTTGGGTTGGGCTCTGTGTAAAGTTgcatatttattgagcttttgATTCTTTTATAAAGACTTGTATATACTCCACCGGAAAGAGTCCTTTGCTTTTGGAACGTCCCCCTTTCCGGACTCAGGTGCACTTGGGCGCCTCCCTGGGTTCCCGCCCCCTCCCTCTGGTGGGGCCCCGCTGGAAGAGACTGTGGGAACAGAATTGACTTAGTGGGGCAGAGATCGCCTGACCAGTACTCCCAAGAtcaacccctgtcccctgccgcAGACATGAGGCCCGCCACTAGAGCCCCCAACGAGGTGCCCTCCCCGACGTGGTACCTTAGAGGGCCCTGCCCTGCGCCACCCCTCTGAGCTTATACCAGGGTGGGCCATGGCCTCCCCTCCAGGGCGGGATGGGGCGGACGCCACGCAGTACGTGGGGAGGGTGGGTCTCCCACCTGGGTACTTCTGGCCCAACCCCTCGTGGCTGAGGGCGggctctgaggcccagagaggggaagtcgCTTCCCTAGGAAGCGGTGGTCTCAGGGTTGAAGCTAGAACCCAGGCGCGGGACCCGGCTGCAGCCTTGTGCTGTACGCACCTTGCCCACCAAGCCGCCTCAGGTGAGCTCCGGTGCGGGCTTCGGCCTGGGGGCTCGCTTCCTGGTACCGgcggccccgccctgccccctcccccttccccccccctccccttaGGCGGGCTCTTCGGGCGGCGCGAGGTGGGCGGGACGGGCCTGCGGGCGCCGGCCTGGGCCCCACCCGCGGCGGGCGGAGCGGGGAAGCCAGGGTCGGGTCGAGGGCCCAGCGTGGCGCCCAGGGCCATGGAGCCGCGGcccggggcgtgtgcggcggctCTGGCTGCGGTGAGTAGGGTCGCGGGGGCACGGCCTCGAGCCTGGCCGGCGCCTGAGTCCCCGAGGCGGCGGAGGAAGGGGAcgcagggatggggtgggggtggggataggAGCCTCCGATCCGGCCTCGCGGGGGGCTGGGCCGGCCCCTTTTCCGACCTAGTTAGAGGTTCAGCCGGGGTGGGGCGCTTCTGCCGAGAGGAAACACCGTCTCCGGGGCCGGAGGGATCTGGGGGCCCCAGGCAGAGATAGATCAGGGTCCCCCACCTTAGCAAGGgcgtgggtgggggtggggaccgccTGATGCCCAGCCTTCTGCGAAGGGCTGGCGGGAACCCTCTTCTCTGCTCCTCCCAAACCTGGTCTGTGCACAGGGGAAGTCAGTCCAGAGCCCCACCGATGGGCACCCCTTTGGGGCAAGAACCTGAGAAGTGGGCTGCTCTGTGGGCAAGTGCTGAAGCCTCTGAAGGGTGGGGAGACCGGGTAGAGAGAGTCCCCGGCCTGGGCAACCAGGCTGGGAGCCAGCAGCCCCTGTCCCCcaggccctcctcctcctcctgccgctgggtgcccagggccagggcagcacccccagccccaggtgtGACTGTGTGCACAAGTTCCAGAAGAGGAGTGGTCTGGTCTGCTGCAGGGGCTGTCCAGCAGGTGAGCGTCTGAAGGGGTGGGAGGGCCGTGGCGGGAAGTGAGGGCCGAtggggcaggcgggggccgcCGGAAGGGCTGGGGAGTGGTGGTAGGCAGGCCAGGGAGGGGGctaggggaggctgggagggaagtAGGGAGTCCGGCATAGGAAGGTGGAGGGGAAGGCGGCAGCCCTCTTTGACCTCAGGCTGGGTTCCACAGGGCACTACCTGAAGGCTCCCTGCACAAAGCCCTGTGGCATCTCCAACTGTCTCCCGTGCCCCCGGGGCACCTTCCTGGCCTGGGAGAACCACCACAAGACCCGCTGTGCCCGCTGCCAGACCTGTGATGAGGAGGGTGAGGGGCTGCCTAGTGCTTGGGGGCAGGGTGGCTCTGGAGGACAGGCCCTGGCCAGGGTCCTTCTGAAGAAAGTGGCTGGCTCGAGCCCAGCCTTTGGCTGGGAGAGCCCTGCGCCCACCCCACCCTGGGGCCCTCTACCCTGCTCTTGCCTCAGGATGCCTTTGTGCCCTCTCGTCCTGGTGACCGTCCAGCCTCTGGTCTGTGGTGATCCGCACACTTCTCTCGCATTGGGGGTGGCCCTGTCTCTGGTCTCCTCATCTCCATTCTCCAGGGGACCTGTCCTGCCTCTCTGCGGGGCTCTTTGGCTCTGACAGTCTCTGCTCTCCCCCGTCTCCCCAAATGCCCCTGCCAGCCTCCCAGGTGGCCCTGAAGAACTGCTCGGCGGTGGCGGACACCCACTGCGGCTGCAAGCCAGGCTGGTTCATGGACTGCGTCGTCAGCCAGTGTCCCCACAGCTCTCCCTTTCGCTGCCACCCGTGCCCAGACTGTGAGGCCCTGCACCGCCGCACGCGGGCCCCCTGTGGGTACCCCCGATCCGGGCCGTCTACTCCcacacccccttcccctgcctccttctctcccGTCCTGACCCACACCAGCTCCCGGACCACAGGTTCCGGCGGAGACACTCACTGTGGGACCTGCCTTCCCGGCTTCTATGAATATGGCAACAGCTGCGTGTCCTGTCCCACGTAACTTCCTGGCTGCcctgggttgggggaagggaggctgggagCAGAGTGGGGTCGAGGGTCAGGGAGGAGGGGGCTTGAGCCTATGGTAAGTGGGTCCCGCTTCAGGCAAACACTGGATGGTAAAGAGACATTTGAACTCACCGTATGTCAGATAAATAAGGGGGCATATCTTCACTTTGTGTCGTACTTTCCTTTACTAATCCTTCCAGCCCTACGTTAAGGATAGGATGTGTCACTTACAGAGAGTCGCCTTAATATAGTTTCAAAACATGGGCTGAGAGTCAAGATCTGCCCCTTGTTCTCGGAGGgatcttgggcaagtaacttcACCTCTCTAACCTGTGGCCTCCCCATCTGAACGTGTGGGTGTTAGTGGCTCTCCCCAGGGCTCTGATTAAGGGGTGACTAACTGTTCACTCATCTGCTCCACAAGTGTTTCTTGAGCGTCTGTCATTTCCAGACAccgttctaggtgctgggggaaCAACAGGGAACAAAACAGGCAGATCCCAGAGCTGACATTCTAGTGACCCTCAGTCTAGTCTAGAAGCAGCTCAGTAAGTAGTGTTTGTTGCTACTGTTTTGGACACCAGTGATGTTTCAGCAGTACTTGGGGAACATTCTTGGGTAGGGTGAGGCTCTCAGGAGGGAGGGGCCTCCAGGATGGAGAAGATGCCAGGTGGTCCTGAGCagtctccacccccccccccccgggtatGTACTCCCTCACCCTCCACCGCATCCCCTCCCCTTGCAGGAGCACCCTTGGGGGCTGTCCTGCGCCCTGTGTGGCTGTCTGTGGCTGGAGGCAGGGTAGGTGGTGAAATGGAAACGCCAGTGGGAGAGCTGGGCTGGgccggggggagggtggggggtggctgcCGCCCCCCACCCACCAGCTGCTCTTTCAGTGTTCTGGGTCCAAGTGCTCCTGGCAGGCCTGGTGGCCCCACTCCTGCTTGGTGCCACCCTGATCTACACATACCGCCGCTGCCAGCTTTGCAAGGCCATAGTTCCTGGTAAGCGCACGCGCGCGCCCACGTTCCTAGAGGCCTGGGGTCAGGATGGGTAGCCCAGAGCCCATTCAGCCTGATGcagtgggggaaactgaggcagggggcGCTGGGAGTGGGTGCagagggacacaggttccagagcCTCGCCTGGTTGCTGATTAGACTCTCTTTGTGTCTCTCAGCAGGTGAAGCTGGGGTGGAGGCCCTGACCCCCCTGCAGGTAAGACTCTCAGTAGTGTTCTAGGATGAAAGTGAGCAAGCCTTCGGAGCTGAGCGGTTGGGCCTTATTATAACTCCTGATCCCAGCGCGGCGCCTGGTAGCTGGCACGGAGTAGACCTCACGAACACATGTGCCGAGTTATCAGTGAGTGAGAGCAGCTCAGGGCCCGTCCTCAAGTGGCTCTGAGTCTACGGGGGTCCAGACAGGTAAACGGGAGCCAACAGTTCAGTAGGAAGAGTGTCACCACGGTGAGGCCTCTACCAGGATTGGCGGAACAAGGAGAGGGCAGCAGGGGCAGGGCGTTCCAGGCAGAAGAGACAGCTCTTCTGCTGGGTCACAGTGAGAGAGCACGGCCAGGGGGAGGTGCCACCGGGGGATGTTTGCTGACTGAGCAAGGGATGCCCACCCCTGGCCAGAGACCCCCGAGCCAGGCAAGCGAGGCTGACCTGGGGCCTCTCTTGGCTTCCAGGCCAGCCACCTCTCACCCCCGGACAGCAGCCCCACCCTTCTGGTAACACCCAGCAGCAGTGAGAAGGTCTGCAGTGTCCAGCTGGTAGGCAGCAGCTGGACCTCTGGCTCTCCCCAGGCCCGGGAGGCGCCCTGCCCGGAGGTGATGTGGTCCTGGGACCAGCTGCCCAGCAGAGTTCTTGGTAAGGGATTTCAGGGGCCTGAGGCCTTGACCCCATTCTCCTGAGTCCGAGGTGATAAGCTGTGCTTTCCTGAGGCCACTTGCCCACCTCCCGTCCCCTAACTGACCAGGTGGACCTCCCTGCCCGGCCGGGTCCCCTGCCCCTTGGCCCCTGCCCCTTGGCCCCTGACCCTATTCCCCATTGGCTCTCTCTGGCCACAGGCCCGCTGCCCCCACCCTCGCCGGCGCCCCCTGCAGGCTCGGTGGCCGCCATGCTCCAGCCGGGCCCGCAGCTCTACGACGTGATGGACGCGGTGCCCGCGCGGCGCTGGAAGGAGTTCGTGCGCACGCTGGGGCTGCGCGAGGCGGAGATCGAGGCGGTGGAGGTGGAGGTCGGGCGCTTCCGAGACCAGCAGTACGAGATGCTCAAGCGCTGGCGCCAGCAGCAGCCCGCGGGCTTGGGCGCCGTCTACGCCGCCCTGGAGCGCATGGGGCTGGACGGCTGCGCCGAGGACCTGCGGAGCCGCCTGCAGCGTGGCCCGTGACGCCGGGGCCCACCCGGCACTTCGAGGCCCTGGTGGCCCTTGCAGAAGCCCTAAGTACGGTTACTTATGCGTGTAGACATTTCATGTCACTTATTAAGCCCCTGGCGCGGCCCTGCGTAGCAGCGCCAGCCAGCCTCACCCCTGCGCGACCCCAGGGTTCCAGTTAAGGCGAGGAAGCGCCAACGACCATCAGCCGTTTCTCGGCCTGTGTTTGGCTGAGGCCTTGGTATTATTAAAATCTATGGAGAAAAGCTGCTGCTTGGTGTTTCCGCGCGACTGGGGATGTTAAGTGGCGCGGGGTTGGTTTCCCAGGGGCGTCGAAGGGGCCAGAAGTCTTGCCACCCACGGCGGAGGCCAGTGTGGCCCTTAGCCCAAGCCTGCCCCTCCGGCTCCGCCGTGGCCCAGTTATCCCGAGGAGAGGAAGTCGCGGCGACGACGAGTGAGCCCCGGGCGGCTGAGAGAGCTTTAATGCGGGTGCGAGATGGCGGGGACCAGGGAGGCAGCAGTTGGGAGACACGGGTTCAGGACCCCTCGTCCTCCACTCACTCCACCAGGACAGTGAAAGCGTCCGGGGAGTGCGGGGCCTGGCTGGGGACGACGCGCAGACTTGGAGGTGGGGCGCCGGGAGCGGCAACTCTGTCCCGACGGGCAGTTTGCATCGTTTCTGGTAAACAAATGACTGAGAGGAAACCCTCGGCGGCCGGGGCTGGGCCGGGCGCTGATCTGGGTCAGGGAGAGAGGAAAACCCCTTCCCCGAGCGCGGGGCCTGCCTCCGCCCAGGATGCGCCAGCGACGCGGGTTCCGgggtgcaggggagggggtggcagcAGGGCGCGCGACCCGCAGGAAAACAAAGTCACCACCCACGGGGCTGGGGAGAGCTCTGCACACTTTGACCTTCAACGAACATGCAAATATATGTAAgcaggcatgcaaagaagcagcgTCTTTCTGCGTCAACAGCTTGGGCACTTTTTCTGGGCGActgcggcggcgggcgcgccccAGCGTCGCCCGGGGCTGGGGAtgcgggggcgggggaaggggggggtGCCCGGGGTAGGGGTCAAGGAGGGGTTCCAGCGCGGGAGGGGAGGGCGGCGCGCCTCCCAGCCCTTCGGCCCGGGCCTGGCAGGCCGGGGCGGGGTCTGGGGGCGGCCCCAAGCTCGCGAGGCTGCGAGCAGGAGGGCGGCGTCTAGTACTTCGCGATGTCCCCCTTCTTCAGGATGATCTGTCGCTGCCAGGGCGCCAGCTTGCTCTCGTCGTAGCCGAGCGTCCGCAGCTTCTCCGACTGCTCTTTCTCCCGCTGCATCTCCTCCTGTTTCTGTCGCTCCTCGTCTTTCCTGGGCATGGGGCGGGGGGCACAATCCCGGGCAAGGGTGAGAGGGTGGGCCAGGCCCCGTGGGGGGGGCCACCGGTGGCAAGGAGTGGGTtactgagggcaggggctgggttgCTGGGGCCAGAGGCACTAATGAATGGTGGGCAGGGCAACGGGTTGTAGGTGTAGAAGGTGACTGGGgacggggtggaggggaggaggataGGAGGCATGTGGGCAGGATTGCTGGGGACAGAGGAGCTTCACTGCGGGCAGACTGGGGTCACTGGGGGACACACAGGAGCTGGGAAAGCGAGAGACTGTAGCTGGGTTATTGCTGGCTGGGGGTGTTACTGGAAACAGAGGTGCTGGGTCACAGCGTGACAGAGAGTGAGGAGGGCGTGGTGCGGGGGCTAGGACCCGAGTTCCTGGGGACTGGGGTTGGGCTGCTGGGGAACAGAGGGACCACATTATTGGGAGACACGGGCTGGGCGATTAGGGACAGGTTATTAGACCATGGCTAGATCTGCACTGCTGATGAGGTAGCCGCTAAGCAcgtgtggctgctgagcctatgaAACGTCCAGACTGAGATGCACTGCAGGTGCAAGATGCCCGTCGCATCTCGCAGacttagttttaaaaaagagtgtaAGACATCTCCGTgattttcataattattattattgggtTAAGTAAAATAGACTATTAAGTTcactcatctttttattttttcactgtgGCAGCTAAGAATTTAATATTACATACGTGGCTCAACTTATACATCTATCAGGCAGCACTCGGCTAGATTACTAAGGGCAGAAACTAAAGATCTGAGGGACAGGTGCTCTAGGTTATCGATACTGAGGTTGGGTTAACTGCAAGGCAGAAAGGCTAGGTTAACGGGAGATGGGGGCTGGGTAATTGGGGACAGGTCATTATGGCGTAAGAGCAAGACTTTGAGGTGCAGTGGATAAGTTCCTGGGGGAGAGGGGTCTGGTGGCATTACTGGGAGCAAAGACACTGTGCTAACAGGGCTGAGTGACAAGGGGATGTGCTCAagatggggctggaggaagggacAAAAGGACTGtggctgggtggggggaggggacacaggttgggcCCAGCCCCACACTCACCGCTTCTGCTCCCTGGAAGAAAAGAGACGGTGTTAGTTGGTGCCACCACCTCAGGGACACGATCAAGACACCCTGCCAAGCCCCGCATCTTCCTCAGCTCACCTCTCCTCTTCTAGCTTCTTCCGCAGGATGTCCCGCCTCCAGGCGGGCATGCTGGCCAGCcaggcctcctcctccttctcctgaaACACAGCACAAGGCTTCAGGGCCAGCATGGGCTAGGGCACGGGGGTCAGCGGGGGTGTTCCCCCACCCAGGGGACCTGCATGAGTCAGGGACAACGGGACACAGGTGGGGTCGCAGGAAGAGACTCTTTTGATGCCCTTCTATAGGGCAAATGGATGAAGACTCAGGCCCCCGTGACCCACAGGCGGCGCCGGAGAGGTCAGAGCTGAGTGTAGGAGGTgtaggagaggagcagagggggaGACTCCccaaggtggggggtggggggtggggtggatagATGGCTCCAGGCCCCTGGCCCAGAATCTGGTCAGACTCATACTTGGGCCTCCACAGATCCTGCCTGCTCAGAGAGGCTCAGGCCGGTCCCTGGTTCCACTGTGAAGGACCTTCTGTTCTATGCCTGGCCTATTCTGAGAGGGGGTAGACGCTAGCTCTACAATCGTGTGGCTGCAATGATATGGGGTGGGGGCACCCAACACAGGCAGCTTACAGCAAAGTGTTTTATTACTCGCATGTTACAGAGGAGAAAGGGTCTGGACACGTCACACGAACACTGCACATGTGGCTCCCTTGACCTCAGCCAAAGAGGTAGCTATGAACTCCAGtgaaaaaccaaagaaagaaagagagccaCACTGCCCCAAGGGGGACCCACAGTCCCGCACTCAGAGGGGCTGCTTCTTCCACCTGGCTCCACACGGAGCCAGGCATCGCTGGAGAGCCAGAGGGGGACACCTGGTTGGCTCTGTGCCGTGCCCTGCCCATTCCAGCCAACACCCCACAACCGGCCACCATGGGATCTCAAAGGCTGAGGCAGCCTGGTTCTGGGCACTCTGGCTTTTCCAAGGCCACTCGTCCGGTCCTGGTTTCTTCCTGCCGTATTCTGACCTCTGGAGGGCATCAGACAGGCATCCAGGCCCGGGTTAAGACGCTTGAGGGTAAATTCCGAATTCTGCGGCTCAGATGTCAAAAAgctctgcctccttctccttccaGAAGGAGAAGCTGCGGTCGATGTACCGGCAGATGTCCTCATTGCTGAACTCGCCCATCTCAGATACCAGCTCCAGGGGTTCTTCGGTGGGGGCTTCGGAACTAGGGGGCTCTGACGTCGGGGGAGGCGCggctggcgggggtggggacgGGGGCTGCGGCGCAGGGGCCGGCGCCTCTGG
This genomic stretch from Kogia breviceps isolate mKogBre1 chromosome 1, mKogBre1 haplotype 1, whole genome shotgun sequence harbors:
- the TNFRSF25 gene encoding tumor necrosis factor receptor superfamily member 25 isoform X1, with amino-acid sequence MEPRPGACAAALAAALLLLLPLGAQGQGSTPSPRCDCVHKFQKRSGLVCCRGCPAGHYLKAPCTKPCGISNCLPCPRGTFLAWENHHKTRCARCQTCDEEASQVALKNCSAVADTHCGCKPGWFMDCVVSQCPHSSPFRCHPCPDCEALHRRTRAPCGYPRSGPSTPTPPSPASFSPVLTHTSSRTTGSGGDTHCGTCLPGFYEYGNSCVSCPTSTLGGCPAPCVAVCGWRQVFWVQVLLAGLVAPLLLGATLIYTYRRCQLCKAIVPAGEAGVEALTPLQASHLSPPDSSPTLLVTPSSSEKVCSVQLVGSSWTSGSPQAREAPCPEVMWSWDQLPSRVLGPLPPPSPAPPAGSVAAMLQPGPQLYDVMDAVPARRWKEFVRTLGLREAEIEAVEVEVGRFRDQQYEMLKRWRQQQPAGLGAVYAALERMGLDGCAEDLRSRLQRGP
- the TNFRSF25 gene encoding tumor necrosis factor receptor superfamily member 25 isoform X2, giving the protein MEPRPGACAAALAAALLLLLPLGAQGQGSTPSPRCDCVHKFQKRSGLVCCRGCPAGHYLKAPCTKPCGISNCLPCPRGTFLAWENHHKTRCARCQTCDEEASQVALKNCSAVADTHCGCKPGWFMDCVVSQCPHSSPFRCHPCPDCEALHRRTRAPCGYPRSGPSTPTPPSPASFSPVLTHTSSRTTGSGGDTHCGTCLPGFYEYGNSCVSCPTSTLGGCPAPCVAVCGWRQVFWVQVLLAGLVAPLLLGATLIYTYRRCQLCKAIVPGEAGVEALTPLQASHLSPPDSSPTLLVTPSSSEKVCSVQLVGSSWTSGSPQAREAPCPEVMWSWDQLPSRVLGPLPPPSPAPPAGSVAAMLQPGPQLYDVMDAVPARRWKEFVRTLGLREAEIEAVEVEVGRFRDQQYEMLKRWRQQQPAGLGAVYAALERMGLDGCAEDLRSRLQRGP
- the TNFRSF25 gene encoding tumor necrosis factor receptor superfamily member 25 isoform X3, whose protein sequence is MEPRPGACAAALAAALLLLLPLGAQGQGSTPSPRCDCVHKFQKRSGLVCCRGCPAGHYLKAPCTKPCGISNCLPCPRGTFLAWENHHKTRCARCQTCDEEASQVALKNCSAVADTHCGCKPGWFMDCVVSQCPHSSPFRCHPCPDCEALHRRTRAPCSGGDTHCGTCLPGFYEYGNSCVSCPTSTLGGCPAPCVAVCGWRQVFWVQVLLAGLVAPLLLGATLIYTYRRCQLCKAIVPAGEAGVEALTPLQASHLSPPDSSPTLLVTPSSSEKVCSVQLVGSSWTSGSPQAREAPCPEVMWSWDQLPSRVLGPLPPPSPAPPAGSVAAMLQPGPQLYDVMDAVPARRWKEFVRTLGLREAEIEAVEVEVGRFRDQQYEMLKRWRQQQPAGLGAVYAALERMGLDGCAEDLRSRLQRGP